The nucleotide window TTATAGCCATAAAAAAACCGTTAGAATCAAAGTTAAGAAACTTTAATTACTAACGGTAATTTATTTCAAAATGTATGACAATATTAGATATTCTCGATACTATCTCTCAAGCCTTGGATATAAGCGGCTTTTTGGAATTTCATCCTATTAACAACTGAAGGCTTAATAAAAGCTGTACGAGCTCTTAACTGTCTTACAGTTCCAGTTTTATCAAATTTTCTTTTATAGCGCTTTAGTGCTCTATCGATATTTTCTCCGTCTTTAATTGGTATAATTAGCATAATTTTATCACCTCCTTTCGTTAAGGCTGCAAAAGTAAAAATTAATTATGAATTATGAGTTATAAATTATGAATTATTTTAAAAAAAATAGAAGTAAGAAGATAGACACAAGAGAAAAGACAAAAAAAGAGCCAAACGCATTTTCTTACTTCTTGGCTCTTTTCTCTTTATTCTATTTTATTCTATTTTCTTCTTTAATCTTTCAATAAATCTCTAGAAATAACCAATTTTTGAATTTCGGTAGTCCCCTCTCCTATTGTGCATAATTTTGAATCCCTATAGAATTTCTCTACAGGATAATCTTTGGTATAACCATAACCACCATGTATTTGAACAGCATCATTAGCCACTTTTACACACATCTCCGATGAATACATCTTAGCCATTGCCCCGGATGTAGTTACCGATCTGTTTTGCCCTTTCAAAAAAGCCGCCTTGTGCAACAACAATTCCGAAGCTTCAATATTGGTAGCCATATCAACCAATTTAAAGGAGATTGCCTGAAAATCTGAAATAGGCTGCCCAAATTGATATCTTTCTTTAGAATATTTCAAAGCCGCTTCATACGCACCTTTAGCTATCCCTAACGCCAATGCACCAATCGAGATACGACCTCCATCCAAAATTTTCATAGCCTGCACAAATCCCTGACCTACTTCTCCCAACCTATTAGCATCTGGAATTCTGCAATTATCAAAAATCAATTCAGCTGTTTCGCTGGCACGCATGCCCAGTTTATTTTCTTTTTTCCCCGAAGTAAATCCCATCATCCCTTTTTCAAAAACAAAGGTGGTCATTCCTTTAGAATCACCTTTTTCTCCGGTACGAACAATTACCACAGCAATATCTCCTGAAATCGCATGGGTAATAAAGTTTTTAGCACCATTAACAACCCAAAAGTCTCCATCACGAACAGCAGTAGTATTCATTCCTCCAGCATCTGACCCCGTATTATGCTCAGTCAAACCCCAAGCACCAATGTGTTCGGCAGAAGCCAATTTTGGAATCCATCTTTTCTTTTGCTCTTCATTACCGAAAGTCAAAATATGATTCACACATAAAGAATTATGTGCAGCAACAGACAAACCTATAGAAGGATCAACTTTGGAAATTTCTTCAACAAGCGTTATGTATTCATGGTAATTTAGCCCTGAACCTCCCAATTCAGTAGGAACAAGCGCCCCCATAAATCCCATTTCACCTAATTTTTTAAAAAGCGGAACTGGAAAAGTCTGAGCTTCGTCCCATTCCATAATATGTGGTCTTATATTTTTTTCGGCAAAATCTCTTATAGATTGCGCTATTAAAGATTGAGTTTCACTGTAATCAAAATTCATCATAAACATCTTTCGTATTAAAAGCTCAAATATAAAGCAATAAAATTTGCTTTTTCAACAGGAAAGCCATTAATTTTTATCAAATCCTCAATATTTTTAAAATCACCATTCATGCTTCTGAATTTTACAATTTGTCTTGCCAGGTCATATTTGAAATAAAAAAACTGAGACAGCTCCTTTAATGAAGCATTATTGACATTAATTTTATTCAAATTTGGAAGCTTTAAAACACCAAAGTACACATTTAGATTTTGTATTACTTCCGGAGACAAACCCCAAACTTCTTTCAGTTGCTCCATAGAAACAAATCCTCCAAGTTTTTCCTTTTGGGTTAAAATACGCACAGAAAGCGTCTCACCAACTCCATTTACCATAATCAAATCTTCTTTGGTTGCCTGATTAATATCAATCAAAACTATCTTTTCTTTTTTGGCGTAAGCCAAATTTTGAACATATTTGTGTTCTACAAAATCTTTCTTGTGATTTACCCAATCCGGAAATTTAAAAAACGGAGCAATCAAATTCAACAATGAATCTGAAACTTTTGTGACTTCCTGGAATTCCTTAGCAGAATTAACATATTTATTTTTCTCTCTAAAAGCCAAAAGACGATCTATTTCCTGAACCGACATTCCTAGTTTGTATCCCTTGTAGTCTGTTATAAAATTAGGATTAAAAGGATACATCTTTGGCATATCGGTCTGAACTGTTCTTTTTGCATCCTCAACTTCAGATTGCAATGCAAGCCATTTTTGTGCTTCCGGAGTTATCTTCTCAATTTTACTAAAATCAGCAAAAAACCAAACTAATTGCAACACTATCACGATTCCAAACAAGACAAAAATCCCTGTCCTCTGATCGCGCGAAAATTTTGTATATTCTTTAATTTTATTGAAAGCCATAACACAAATTTGAGATTTTAAAGAAACTTCTTTTATTTCTAAAAATATGAAAAATATAACAGTTATATTTTTTTAAAAGAAAAATATTAATTGCAATTCTTTGTGAATATTTTACAAAAATCATCATTACTACTTTTTTTCCAAATAAAAAAATAAGAAAACTCTAAAATTTGTTAGCAAAATGAAATTATAATTTTTACTTTTTTGTAAAAAAACAATACATTTGGCACTTAATAACACTTAAACCATAAACCATGTCTATTTGGAAAAGAAAACCATTAGCTCAACTATTAGCAGAAGCAGCGGATTCTGAAAAAGGATTAAAGAAAACATTAACAGCACCTGGATTGGTTGCATTAGGAATTGGTGCAATTATCGGAGCTGGATTATTTTCAATAACAGGTCTAGCAGCATCAATGAATGCTGGTCCTGCAATAACCATTTCTTTTTTAGTAGCTGCTTTTGGTTGCATTTTTGCAGGTTTATGCTATGCAGAATTTTCTTCAATGATTCCAGTTGCGGGTAGTGCCTACACATACTCATTCGCAACAATGGGTGAATTTGTCGCTTGGATAATTGGTTGGGATTTAGTTTTAGAATATGCAGTAGGTGCTGCGACAGTCTCTATCAGTTGGTCACGGTATTTTGGAAAATTCTTGAGTAGTTACGGAATTCATCTAAACGAAGCCTATATGCTTTCTCCATTTGAAGGCGGCATCATCAATATTCCAGCAGTTGCCATCGTTATGATTATGTCATTAATATTAATAAGAGGAACAAAAGAATCGGCTTTAGTAAATGGTCTAATTGTACTATTAAAAGTCACAGTTGTTTTAGTTTTTATTGCAGTAGGATGGCAATACATAAGACCAGAAAACTACCATCCATATATCCCTGAAAATACAGGCAAATTTGGAGAATTCGGTTTCTCAGGAATTATTAGAGCCGCAGCCATTGTATTTTTTGCCTACATTGGGTTTGATGCCGTTTCAACTGCTGCACAGGAAGCCAAAAACCCAAAAAGAGATATGCCAATCGGGATATTATTGTCGTTAGCAATATGCACTATCCTTTATATT belongs to Flavobacterium aquiphilum and includes:
- the rpsU gene encoding 30S ribosomal protein S21; the protein is MLIIPIKDGENIDRALKRYKRKFDKTGTVRQLRARTAFIKPSVVNRMKFQKAAYIQGLRDSIENI
- a CDS encoding acyl-CoA dehydrogenase family protein, which translates into the protein MNFDYSETQSLIAQSIRDFAEKNIRPHIMEWDEAQTFPVPLFKKLGEMGFMGALVPTELGGSGLNYHEYITLVEEISKVDPSIGLSVAAHNSLCVNHILTFGNEEQKKRWIPKLASAEHIGAWGLTEHNTGSDAGGMNTTAVRDGDFWVVNGAKNFITHAISGDIAVVIVRTGEKGDSKGMTTFVFEKGMMGFTSGKKENKLGMRASETAELIFDNCRIPDANRLGEVGQGFVQAMKILDGGRISIGALALGIAKGAYEAALKYSKERYQFGQPISDFQAISFKLVDMATNIEASELLLHKAAFLKGQNRSVTTSGAMAKMYSSEMCVKVANDAVQIHGGYGYTKDYPVEKFYRDSKLCTIGEGTTEIQKLVISRDLLKD
- a CDS encoding ComEA family DNA-binding protein, with translation MAFNKIKEYTKFSRDQRTGIFVLFGIVIVLQLVWFFADFSKIEKITPEAQKWLALQSEVEDAKRTVQTDMPKMYPFNPNFITDYKGYKLGMSVQEIDRLLAFREKNKYVNSAKEFQEVTKVSDSLLNLIAPFFKFPDWVNHKKDFVEHKYVQNLAYAKKEKIVLIDINQATKEDLIMVNGVGETLSVRILTQKEKLGGFVSMEQLKEVWGLSPEVIQNLNVYFGVLKLPNLNKINVNNASLKELSQFFYFKYDLARQIVKFRSMNGDFKNIEDLIKINGFPVEKANFIALYLSF
- a CDS encoding amino acid permease; this translates as MSIWKRKPLAQLLAEAADSEKGLKKTLTAPGLVALGIGAIIGAGLFSITGLAASMNAGPAITISFLVAAFGCIFAGLCYAEFSSMIPVAGSAYTYSFATMGEFVAWIIGWDLVLEYAVGAATVSISWSRYFGKFLSSYGIHLNEAYMLSPFEGGIINIPAVAIVMIMSLILIRGTKESALVNGLIVLLKVTVVLVFIAVGWQYIRPENYHPYIPENTGKFGEFGFSGIIRAAAIVFFAYIGFDAVSTAAQEAKNPKRDMPIGILLSLAICTILYILFAHVMTGVVNYQAFAGKDGIAPVAIAVDAMGSMGANGLITPAYPWLNNAIILAILGGYSSVILVMLMGQSRVFFSMSKDGLMPKIFSEVHEKFRTPAKNNLLFMVIVSLFAAFVPARVVGEMTSIGTLFAFILVCIGVLIMRKKMPEAPRAFSTPFVPIVPIAGVLVCLFMMIFLPLDTWIRLIVWMMIGFDLYLFYGMKNSILNKGNFSLNNYKTVASSGLGMVVALVIVSLINYLDPKVHEDFLFYFSLAFAFIHIFVYSYSLKKSKD